One uncultured Gellertiella sp. genomic window carries:
- a CDS encoding DUF4328 domain-containing protein produces MSYRAFSRLVMVLSCGLAALVVVAVALIVRRGLFILKALSGPMPPGSIAFAAWIDAAIGRIALALVIGTMVVTVFRAVWAMQSNRIIRKRTTFKLFFSPAPVFWWHFMPLANLFVPFSILDELMRASTGRLDWATQPMPGAVKANWCFFGLQMIGLVILNYLPEGDHSIHHLMATNGILLATLLSAFGKCLTFAHMVEVVDARIEDLADMSPLPGQP; encoded by the coding sequence ATGAGTTACCGGGCTTTTAGCCGACTGGTCATGGTGCTGTCCTGCGGGCTTGCCGCCCTTGTGGTGGTTGCCGTGGCGCTGATCGTCCGGCGCGGGCTTTTCATCCTGAAGGCCCTGTCCGGGCCGATGCCGCCTGGCAGCATTGCCTTTGCCGCCTGGATCGATGCCGCCATTGGCCGTATCGCCCTCGCCCTGGTGATCGGTACGATGGTCGTGACGGTATTCCGTGCGGTCTGGGCGATGCAGTCGAACCGCATCATCCGCAAACGCACCACCTTCAAGCTGTTCTTTTCCCCGGCCCCGGTCTTCTGGTGGCATTTCATGCCGCTTGCCAATCTGTTCGTTCCCTTTTCGATCCTGGATGAACTGATGCGGGCAAGCACCGGGCGTCTGGATTGGGCGACCCAGCCGATGCCCGGCGCGGTCAAGGCAAACTGGTGCTTTTTCGGCTTGCAGATGATTGGCCTGGTTATCCTCAACTATCTGCCGGAGGGCGATCACAGCATCCACCATCTGATGGCGACCAATGGCATTCTGCTCGCCACCCTGCTTTCCGCCTTCGGCAAATGCCTGACCTTTGCCCATATGGTTGAGGTGGTCGATGCCAGGATCGAGGATCTGGCCGACATGTCGCCGCTGCCCGGCCAGCCGTGA
- a CDS encoding glutathione S-transferase family protein, with amino-acid sequence MILIGQYDSPFVRRVGIALKLYDLPFDHRPWSVFGDTDAVRDVNPVTRVPALILDDGDVLIESHMMLDYLDSLVPAAARLFPVEEPGRHRALKVAALAMGLAEKAVSLFYEHRLHSVISEVWSGRCTGQIRAAAAALDAERAGHETPWWFGDRLGHADIAVGVAVRFVRDAHPGLLDEGACPALFAHWQALEQLEVFREITQEFVAPA; translated from the coding sequence ATGATCCTGATTGGACAATATGATTCGCCCTTCGTACGCCGCGTCGGCATAGCGCTCAAGCTTTATGACCTGCCGTTCGACCATCGGCCCTGGTCGGTTTTTGGCGATACGGATGCGGTGCGTGATGTCAATCCGGTCACCAGGGTGCCCGCTCTCATCCTCGACGATGGCGATGTGCTGATCGAAAGCCACATGATGCTCGATTATCTCGACAGCCTCGTGCCTGCGGCCGCGCGGCTGTTTCCGGTCGAAGAACCCGGGCGGCACCGGGCGCTGAAAGTGGCGGCGCTGGCCATGGGGCTGGCCGAAAAAGCCGTCAGCCTGTTTTATGAACACCGCCTGCACAGCGTGATTTCCGAGGTCTGGTCCGGTCGCTGCACCGGCCAGATCCGCGCGGCGGCAGCAGCGCTCGACGCCGAACGGGCGGGCCATGAGACGCCCTGGTGGTTCGGTGACAGGCTTGGCCATGCCGATATTGCCGTCGGGGTGGCGGTGCGTTTCGTGCGGGATGCCCATCCGGGACTCCTCGACGAGGGCGCATGTCCGGCACTGTTTGCCCATTGGCAGGCGCTGGAACAGCTGGAGGTTTTCCGCGAGATCACCCAGGAATTCGTCGCTCCCGCATGA
- a CDS encoding CDGSH iron-sulfur domain-containing protein: MKGDIASRAPIKIDVESGKTYFWCSCGKSANQPFCDGSHKGSEFSPLAWKADQDGPKFFCTCKQTNGQPFCDGSHKAL, from the coding sequence ATGAAGGGTGACATCGCATCCAGGGCACCCATCAAGATCGATGTTGAATCGGGAAAAACCTATTTCTGGTGTTCATGCGGGAAATCCGCCAACCAGCCGTTCTGCGACGGCAGCCACAAGGGCTCTGAATTCTCGCCCCTGGCATGGAAGGCGGACCAGGATGGACCGAAGTTTTTCTGCACCTGCAAACAGACCAATGGCCAGCCATTCTGCGATGGCAGCCACAAGGCGCTCTGA
- a CDS encoding LemA family protein, translated as MYLLIILVVIAVIAVMLYNGLVRARQMAEEAWSGIDVQLKRRADLIPNLIETVKGYASHEKTTLDEVISRRNQAQAVPAGDVAGRGAAEGLLGQALGKVIALAEAYPDLKANQNFLQLQGTLETVEGELQMARRYYNGAARDLNTKVESFPTNLLAGQFGFQKKPYFEIANEADRAVPTVKF; from the coding sequence ATGTATCTTCTAATCATCCTCGTCGTCATCGCGGTCATTGCCGTGATGCTTTATAATGGACTGGTGCGCGCCCGACAGATGGCCGAAGAGGCCTGGTCCGGCATCGACGTGCAACTGAAGCGCCGCGCCGATCTCATCCCCAACCTGATCGAGACCGTCAAGGGCTATGCATCCCACGAAAAGACCACGCTCGACGAGGTGATCTCGCGGCGCAACCAGGCGCAGGCGGTCCCCGCGGGCGATGTCGCGGGACGCGGCGCTGCCGAAGGCCTGCTCGGCCAGGCGCTGGGCAAGGTGATTGCGCTGGCCGAAGCCTATCCGGACCTCAAGGCCAACCAGAATTTCCTGCAATTGCAGGGCACGCTCGAAACCGTCGAGGGCGAGTTGCAGATGGCGCGGCGTTATTACAATGGTGCGGCGCGTGACCTCAACACCAAGGTCGAATCCTTCCCGACCAATCTGCTGGCCGGACAATTCGGCTTTCAGAAAAAACCCTATTTCGAGATTGCCAACGAGGCGGACCGCGCTGTGCCGACTGTCAAGTTCTGA
- a CDS encoding DUF2207 domain-containing protein, producing MHLPRAVFLALLLLASPLTARAEEVISRFSSDIRVETSGAMEVTETIAVKAEGNRIRHGIFRDFPLNFIDRAGQTVRVDFDLLGVSRDGHSEPYRTETIANGIRIYAGSADTEIDEGPHVYAFHYRTDRQIRYFDDHDELYWNVTGNGWVFPILSVSAHVDLPASIPGGGVTFYTGPMGSREQDARVTALAANRVDIATTRRLDENEGLSIVISQPKGAIAAPGAARSAGWFLRDNLGTIIGTAGLIGLSFYYVRTWSRVGRDLPAGVMVPRWDPPGGLSPALVNYVDNKGFSRQGWTALSASALQLAVRGYVTLEDLDAAIVLKRTDKPAGGTLAKGEDVLLAAVERAGGHFSIDAAHGATVEQTGKQFRAAIESEYRGKYYVFNTGYVIIGVLFSLAVLAALYLLAPVRGDLAGLLGDGPVPRAALLPLLAAGGILLLNVAFYYLMGAPTRTGRELMDGIAGFRTYMTLAEKDRMNMAGAPKMSPAHFETLLPYAVALGVEKPWSDSFQRWLAASVAAGAAGSYQPVWYIGNGFDSNRISHFPGAMAATMASTIPKPQSGSTSGFSGGGSSGGGGGGGGGGGW from the coding sequence ATGCATCTGCCGCGCGCCGTGTTCCTTGCCCTTCTTCTGCTCGCAAGTCCCCTGACCGCGCGGGCCGAAGAGGTGATCTCCCGCTTCAGTTCCGATATCCGGGTCGAAACGTCAGGTGCCATGGAGGTGACCGAAACCATCGCGGTCAAGGCCGAGGGCAACCGGATCCGGCACGGCATTTTCCGCGATTTCCCCCTGAATTTCATTGATCGCGCCGGCCAGACGGTCCGCGTCGATTTCGATCTGCTCGGCGTCAGCAGGGATGGGCACAGCGAGCCCTACAGGACCGAAACCATCGCCAACGGCATCCGCATCTATGCCGGCAGTGCCGATACGGAGATAGACGAAGGTCCGCATGTCTATGCCTTCCACTACCGCACCGACCGGCAGATCCGCTATTTCGACGATCACGACGAACTTTACTGGAACGTCACCGGCAATGGCTGGGTGTTTCCGATTCTGTCGGTTTCCGCCCATGTGGACCTTCCCGCGTCCATTCCGGGCGGCGGCGTCACCTTCTATACCGGCCCTATGGGCTCGCGGGAACAGGACGCCCGCGTTACCGCGCTGGCGGCAAACCGCGTCGATATCGCCACCACCCGGCGGCTGGATGAAAACGAGGGCCTGTCGATCGTCATCAGCCAGCCGAAAGGCGCGATCGCAGCACCTGGTGCTGCAAGGTCGGCAGGCTGGTTCCTGAGGGACAATCTCGGCACGATCATCGGGACCGCGGGCTTGATCGGCCTCAGCTTCTACTATGTCCGCACCTGGTCGCGGGTCGGACGCGATCTGCCCGCAGGCGTCATGGTGCCGCGCTGGGACCCGCCGGGCGGGCTGTCACCGGCGCTGGTCAACTATGTCGACAACAAGGGATTTTCCCGGCAGGGCTGGACGGCGCTGTCGGCTTCCGCCCTGCAACTGGCGGTCAGGGGCTATGTGACGCTCGAAGATCTCGACGCCGCCATCGTGCTGAAGCGTACCGATAAACCTGCCGGTGGCACGCTTGCCAAAGGCGAGGATGTGCTGCTGGCAGCGGTTGAAAGGGCCGGTGGCCATTTTTCCATCGATGCCGCCCATGGGGCCACCGTGGAACAGACCGGCAAACAGTTCCGCGCCGCCATCGAATCCGAATATCGCGGCAAATATTATGTCTTCAACACCGGCTATGTGATCATCGGCGTGCTGTTCAGCCTTGCGGTGCTCGCTGCCCTCTATCTGCTGGCCCCGGTAAGGGGCGATCTTGCGGGCCTGCTTGGTGACGGTCCTGTGCCGAGGGCCGCCCTGCTGCCCTTGCTTGCCGCGGGCGGCATCCTGCTGCTGAATGTGGCGTTCTATTATCTGATGGGTGCGCCGACCCGCACCGGGCGCGAGCTGATGGACGGAATTGCTGGCTTTCGCACCTACATGACGCTGGCAGAAAAGGACCGGATGAACATGGCGGGCGCGCCGAAGATGTCGCCTGCCCATTTCGAAACGCTGCTGCCCTATGCCGTGGCGCTCGGCGTCGAAAAGCCGTGGAGCGACAGTTTTCAGCGCTGGCTCGCCGCATCGGTGGCGGCAGGGGCTGCCGGCAGCTACCAGCCGGTCTGGTACATCGGCAACGGCTTCGACAGCAACCGGATCAGCCATTTCCCCGGCGCCATGGCCGCAACCATGGCCTCGACCATCCCCAAACCCCAGTCCGGTTCCACCTCCGGCTTTTCCGGCGGCGGTTCTTCCGGCGGCGGCGGCGGCGGTGGCGGCGGTGGAGGGTGGTAG
- a CDS encoding HigA family addiction module antitoxin, translating to MNHITLLPVHPGEILREEYLLPLGLSAGGLARELKVPRTRIERLVAETTTVTVDTALRLARFFRTSPEFWLTLQTRYDLKQQAEAKRDELATIRVLDAV from the coding sequence ATGAACCATATCACGCTTTTGCCCGTGCATCCCGGTGAAATTCTGCGGGAAGAGTATCTGTTGCCGCTCGGCCTCAGTGCCGGTGGCCTTGCCCGGGAACTGAAGGTGCCGCGCACCCGCATCGAGCGTCTGGTGGCCGAAACCACGACGGTGACGGTCGATACGGCGCTGCGTCTGGCACGGTTTTTCCGCACCAGCCCGGAATTCTGGCTGACCCTCCAGACCCGCTACGACCTGAAGCAACAGGCAGAAGCCAAGCGCGATGAACTCGCCACCATCAGGGTGCTGGACGCGGTTTGA
- the glyS gene encoding glycine--tRNA ligase subunit beta encodes MPDLLLELRSEEIPARLQRKAAGDLKGLVTNALVEAGLTYEGAREFWTPRRLVLDIRGVTARSADVREEKKGPRTDANEKAIEGFLRAAGLASISEAEVQSDPKKGDFYVAVVNRPGRAAEDIVADVMPGIIRNFPWPKPMRSGAASARPGALRWVRPLQSIVCTFGSEHDETRVIPFEIDGIIASNITHGHRFHAPAAIMVRRFADYSASLEMAKVVLDAERRKQIIAHDAANLAFANGLELVEDPGLLEEVAGLVEWPQVLLGSFEVDYLAIPAEIIRLTIKTNQKCFVTRPAGSDGQSLSNHFVLVSNIEAKDGGREIIHGNGKVVRARLSDAKHFWTRDQGNLPDLETLEASAAKFGLDLNKPLDQRMAKLDALDVTFHAKLGTQGARVERIRALARELAPVIGADLALADRAAVLAKADLRTEAVGEFPELQGLMGRKYAALQGEDGEVAAAIEDHWKPQGPADRLPEGKVGLTVALADKLDTLTGFWAIDEKPTGSKDPYALRRAALGVVRMILEKRIRLSLKTVVRDADLLSFFHDRLKVYLRDEGARHDLIDAVLTPEADDLLMVTRRLEALTAFITSEEGLNLLAGTKRATQLLAAEEKKGTVVASGVSAALLTLDAEKALHAAVVKASADAAQAVEREDFRAAMTALSALRAPVDQFFADVLVNDEDSAIRANRLALLSMIRTATGTVADFSRIAG; translated from the coding sequence ATGCCCGATCTTCTGCTTGAACTCCGCTCCGAGGAAATTCCTGCCCGCCTGCAGCGCAAGGCTGCGGGGGATCTGAAGGGGCTGGTGACCAATGCGCTGGTCGAGGCGGGGCTGACCTATGAGGGCGCGCGGGAATTCTGGACGCCGCGCCGGCTGGTGCTCGACATCCGGGGCGTGACGGCGCGTTCCGCCGATGTGCGCGAGGAGAAGAAGGGCCCGCGCACCGATGCCAATGAAAAGGCCATCGAAGGCTTTCTGCGCGCCGCCGGTCTCGCCTCGATCTCAGAGGCCGAGGTGCAGAGCGATCCGAAGAAGGGCGATTTCTACGTGGCCGTGGTCAACCGGCCGGGCCGGGCCGCCGAGGACATCGTTGCCGACGTCATGCCCGGCATCATCCGCAATTTCCCCTGGCCGAAGCCGATGCGCTCGGGTGCGGCCTCCGCCCGTCCGGGCGCGCTGCGCTGGGTGCGTCCATTGCAGTCGATTGTCTGCACCTTCGGCAGCGAGCATGATGAAACCAGGGTCATACCTTTCGAAATCGACGGGATCATCGCCTCCAACATCACCCATGGCCACCGCTTCCACGCGCCTGCTGCCATCATGGTGCGCCGCTTTGCCGATTACAGTGCCAGCCTTGAAATGGCGAAGGTGGTGCTCGATGCCGAGCGCCGCAAGCAGATCATCGCCCATGATGCCGCCAATCTGGCCTTTGCCAACGGGCTGGAGCTGGTCGAGGATCCCGGCCTGCTCGAAGAGGTCGCGGGCCTCGTCGAATGGCCGCAGGTGCTGCTCGGCAGTTTCGAGGTGGACTATCTGGCGATCCCGGCGGAAATCATCCGGCTGACGATCAAGACCAACCAGAAATGCTTCGTCACCCGGCCCGCCGGTTCGGACGGCCAGTCGCTGTCCAATCATTTCGTGCTGGTCTCCAATATCGAGGCGAAGGATGGCGGCCGGGAAATCATCCATGGCAATGGCAAGGTGGTGCGCGCCCGCCTGTCGGATGCCAAGCATTTCTGGACCCGCGACCAGGGCAATCTGCCCGATCTCGAAACGCTCGAAGCGTCCGCCGCCAAATTCGGTCTCGATCTGAACAAACCGCTCGACCAGCGGATGGCCAAGCTCGATGCGCTCGATGTCACCTTCCACGCCAAACTCGGCACGCAAGGCGCACGCGTTGAGCGCATCCGGGCGCTTGCCCGCGAACTGGCACCGGTCATCGGTGCGGATCTGGCGCTTGCCGACCGGGCGGCGGTGCTCGCCAAGGCGGATCTGCGCACCGAGGCTGTCGGCGAATTCCCGGAGCTGCAGGGGTTGATGGGCCGCAAATATGCGGCTCTGCAGGGCGAGGACGGCGAGGTGGCCGCAGCCATCGAGGACCACTGGAAGCCGCAGGGCCCCGCCGACCGCCTGCCGGAGGGCAAGGTCGGGCTGACCGTGGCGCTTGCCGACAAGCTCGACACGCTGACCGGTTTCTGGGCCATCGACGAAAAGCCGACCGGCTCGAAGGACCCCTATGCGCTGCGCCGCGCGGCCCTTGGCGTGGTCCGGATGATCCTTGAAAAGCGCATCCGCCTTTCGCTGAAGACCGTGGTCCGCGATGCCGATCTCCTCTCCTTCTTCCATGACCGGCTGAAGGTCTATCTGCGCGACGAAGGTGCGCGCCATGACCTGATCGACGCGGTGCTGACGCCGGAGGCGGATGATCTGCTGATGGTCACGCGCAGGCTGGAAGCGCTGACCGCCTTCATCACCTCCGAAGAGGGGCTGAACCTTCTGGCCGGCACCAAGCGCGCCACGCAATTGCTGGCGGCGGAGGAAAAGAAGGGCACCGTGGTCGCCTCCGGCGTGTCCGCGGCACTGCTGACGCTCGATGCGGAAAAGGCGCTTCATGCCGCCGTCGTCAAGGCATCAGCCGATGCCGCACAGGCGGTGGAAAGGGAAGATTTCCGCGCGGCCATGACGGCGCTGTCGGCCCTGCGCGCGCCCGTCGACCAGTTCTTTGCCGACGTGCTGGTCAATGACGAGGATTCAGCCATCCGCGCCAATCGCCTCGCCCTGCTGTCGATGATCCGTACCGCCACCGGCACGGTTGCCGATTTCTCCCGCATCGCGGGCTGA